Proteins co-encoded in one bacterium genomic window:
- a CDS encoding SPOR domain-containing protein: protein MRAPTAMTGPTRPAWGALPTVHRCTPPRRGVSLLLAPLLALAAFAGLDRATWEAGDGEAIRRATAGDEAGTLLAATLEQGDVQLVLRDMRRLTRLPAPDWMRGEALAILCEYFCVMEMRDSLVRRSAELAALRGHPFDCPLVAPAGAGGWWVQVGAFSTEAAARAVLRQLDPQPLEGRVVQEGGLWKARLGPSPSRREAERTARALREAGRIKDYRLVEE from the coding sequence GTGAGAGCGCCCACCGCCATGACCGGCCCGACACGCCCTGCCTGGGGCGCGCTTCCCACGGTCCATCGATGCACCCCGCCGCGGCGGGGTGTTTCACTGCTGCTGGCGCCACTCCTTGCCCTGGCGGCCTTCGCCGGGTTGGACCGGGCGACCTGGGAGGCGGGCGACGGGGAGGCGATCCGCCGGGCCACCGCCGGCGACGAGGCGGGCACCTTGCTGGCGGCCACCCTCGAGCAGGGCGACGTGCAGCTTGTCCTGCGCGACATGCGGCGCCTCACCCGCCTGCCGGCGCCGGACTGGATGCGGGGCGAGGCCCTGGCCATCCTCTGCGAATACTTCTGCGTGATGGAGATGCGGGACTCCCTTGTCCGCCGCTCGGCCGAACTGGCCGCCCTGCGGGGGCATCCCTTCGATTGTCCCCTGGTCGCGCCGGCCGGCGCCGGTGGCTGGTGGGTCCAGGTGGGCGCCTTCTCGACGGAGGCGGCCGCCCGGGCCGTCCTGCGCCAGCTGGACCCACAGCCGCTGGAGGGGCGGGTGGTCCAGGAGGGTGGCCTGTGGAAGGCGCGGCTGGGGCCTTCGCCCTCCCGTCGGGAGGCGGAACGGACCGCCCGCGCCTTGCGGGAGGCCGGCCGCATCAAGGACTATCGCCTGGTGGAGGAATAG